Proteins from one Osmerus mordax isolate fOsmMor3 chromosome 21, fOsmMor3.pri, whole genome shotgun sequence genomic window:
- the rbm34 gene encoding RNA-binding protein 34: MKNHEVTMKKTLHGESRGAQATNSQSDYMVGSVSGSLFLKEASSSSRSLAALFSSAPPAKALIYVPAPKPAPKSKQEDKGDAVVKGPSNQQQKKATKRKSAADQKVENRESALQNADADENVTKTPKKVKRKVLDVKQEGAMEEEKRPTKRQKTERVEERIKLKRTVFVGNLPVSCTKKTLKIIFKDKGLIESIRFRSLVREDPGMSRKCATIQRKVHSQRTSINAYVVFKDEEGAVQALERNGMEIEKDFHIRVDKVSQNSLHDHKRSIFVGNLPFEINELPLRQHFEECGTVEGVRLVRDVNSGMGKGFGYVLFESADSVQLALKLNGSKLQDRSIRVKRSVPKDKAIRMASKKGPRGRRDMGPNKETEGRETMVRVKDKGTDKVQEFKRRPRQGPQNKSMGKTFIKSPNKYQNTSSESFKGEMSDPTKKPKKKGLKKKLRPRRSQKTVHI; this comes from the exons ATGAAGAACCATGAAGTGACCATGAAGAAAACACTTCACGGGGAGAG TAGGGGGGCGCAAGCTACCAACAGCCAATCTGACTATATGGTTGGATCAGTATCAGGCAGCTTGTTTCTAAAGGAAGCTTCATCCAGCTCTAGATCGCTGGCAGCTTTATTCTCATCTGCACCTCCAGCCAAGGCCCTCATTTATGTCCCTGCACCGAAG CCTGCTCCGAAGAGCAAGCAGGAGGATAAGGGAGATGCAGTAGTAAAAGGCCCAAGCAACCAGCAACAAAAGAAGGCTACAAAGAGAAAATCTGCTGCTGACCAGAAGGTGGAAAACAG AGAGAGTGCGCTCCAGAATGCCGATGCAGATGAGAATGTCACAAAGACACccaagaaggtgaagaggaaaGTTTTAGATGTGAAACAGGAGGGCgctatggaggaggagaagaggccaacaaaaagacagaagactgaaagagtggaggagaggataaaGCTGAAGAGGACAGTGTTTGTTGGCAACTTGCCTGTCAGTTGTACAAAAAAA ACCCTGAAAATAATCTTCAAGGACAAAGGGCTTATTGAATCTATTCGTTTCCGATCACTG GTGAGGGAGGATCCTGGCATGTCACGGAAGTGTGCTACCATTCA ACGCAAAGTTCATTCTCAAAGAACAAGTATCAATGCATATGTGGTATTCAAAGATGAGGAGGGAGCTGTACAGGCACTGGAAAG GAATGGCATGGAGATTGAAAAAGACTTTCATATAAGAGTTGACAAGGTTTCCCAAAATTCCCTT CATGACCACAAGAGATCAATTTTTGTTGGAAATCTCCCATTTG AAATAAATGAGTTGCCTTTACGGCAGCACTTCGAGGAGTGTGGTACAGTGGAGGGGGTGCGTTTGGTGCGGGACGTGAACTCCGGGATGGGCAAGGGATTTGGCTACGTTTTGTTTGAG AGTGCAGATTCTGTCCAGCTGGCTCTGAAGCTCAATGGTTCCAAACTCCAGGACAGGAGCATTCgtgtgaagaggtctgtcccaAAGGACAAGGCCATCAGAATGGCTTCTAAGAAAGGacctagagggaggagagacatggGTCCTAacaaagagacagaaggaagagaAACAATGGTCAGGGTGAAGGACAAAGGTACCGATAAGGTTCAAGAGTTCAAGAGAAGACCACGGCAGGGACCTCAAAACAAATCCATGGGAAAGACGTTCATTAAGAGTCCAAACAAATACCAAAACACATCCTCCGAGTCCTTCAAAGGTGAGATGAGCGACCCTACCAAGAAACCTAAAAAGAAAGGGCTGAAAAAGAAGCTCAGACCCAGGAGGAGCCAGAAGACTGTCCACATTTGA
- the npl gene encoding N-acetylneuraminate lyase translates to MNVKAGKPTGLVAATFTPLSEQGEINLSQIKPYVAYLIEKQSVKRVFVNGTTGEGMSLSVKERKALAEEWCHQGNNRLEQVIVHVGCMSLKDSQELARHAVTTGAHGIAVISPSFLKPSSVDSLKLYLKEVAMAAPSLPFYYYHLPAVTGVNLAARDVLEGIEKQIPSFRGVKFSGTDLLDLGLCVSYCPAHWSVLYGVDEQLLGGLAMGACGAVGSTYNYIGLINNKMLALFEGGDLTTAREIEFKIQAVMSDLFKLGFDLPMNKQLMSEVSGINLGPPRLPLQPCDPLPIATSAVSLQRLHHTLDSSSGQKS, encoded by the exons ATGAACGTTAAAGCAGGAAAACCCACTGGGCTGGTTGCTGCCaccttcactcctctctctgaaCAGGG TGAGATAAACTTGTCCCAGATCAAGCCCTATGTTGCGTATCTGATCGAGAAACAAAGTGTTAAACGTGTCTTTG taAATGGTACTACAGGGGAGGGGATGTCTctcagtgtgaaagagagaaaggctcTGGCAGAGGAGTGGTGTCACCAGGGCAACAACAG gttggaGCAGGTGATAGTACACGTGGGTTGTATGAGTCTAAAAGATTCGCAGGAACTG GCTCGCCATGCTGTTACCACTGGGGCACATGGGATAGctgtcatctctccatccttcctcaaACCCTCCAGTGTAG attctcTGAAGCTGTACCTAAAGGAAGTAGCGATGGCGGCCCCCTCTTTGCCGTTCTATTACTACCACCTCCCTGCTGTGACCGGAGTCAACC TGGCGGCCAGAGATGTGCTGGAGGGGATAGAGAAGCAGATTCCCTCCTTCAGGGGGGTGAAGTTCAGTGGTACTGACTTGCTGGACCTGGGGTTGTGTGTGAGCTACTGTCCTGCCCACTGGTCAGTGCTGtacggggtggatgag CAACTGCTGGGAGGTCTGGCCATGGGTGCCTGTGGAGCCGTGGGCAG cacGTACAATTACATAGGCTTGATTAACAACAAGATGCTGGCTTTGTTTGAAGGAGGTGACCTTACCACAGCCAGGGAGATAGAG TTCAAGATCCAGGCTGTCATGTCTGACCTCTTCAAGCTAG gTTTTGACCTGCCCATGAACAAGCAGCTGATGAGTGAGGTGTCAGGTATTAACTTGGGCCCCCCCCGCCTGCCCCTCCAACCCTGCGACCCCCTCCCCATCGCCACCAGCGCTGTCTCCCTGCAGCGGCTCCACCACACCCTGGACAGCTCATCGGGGCAGAAGTCATAG
- the tbce gene encoding tubulin-specific chaperone E isoform X1: MDEGLPSDAVGNRVSCDGERGTVRFVGTVPPTAGLWLGVEWDNPERGKHDGTHEGVHYFTCRHPKGGSFVRPKKASFGVDYLTAIRGRYKKVQQILKEEITISSKTVEMVGFEAVSEKQKEEFLTTVALRMCEVSKPGVENEIRKITPHVVSLDLSANLLSQWEDVAAITEQMEPLRELVLSHNRLCVPTKPVALNQAFSCLKVLSLKKCTLTWPQLLECAPMWPQLEELYVSENDITKLESPSQQVLQSLTILDLSDNPLVEDSLLSISQLPRLENLNLSKTGLSTIWFNDAQPGFKTAMFPALKMLALNNNNISDWLVVSELEKLSSLVKLSCRNNPFLSRENNPETATQLLIARVGKLEVLNRSQITLEERRGAELDYCKMFGLEWLASGGHRDPQQNHPSTEFTTQHPRYLMLIQKYGAPEEGELKKPEPFALKNQLLSITFLCPEDSDRKPIVKKLPDSMIIQKVKGLLYRLLKIPGVQLKLSYASSKIYSLFTDNTCSEQVVHRCSQCVSVKLTPQMEGTEIDIDNDLKPLQFYSIEDGDKVLVRWS; the protein is encoded by the exons ATGGACGAAGGCTTGCCATCAGACGCTGTAGGGAATCGTGTATCGTGCGATGGAGAGCGGGGCACGGTGCGGTTTGTTGGCACCGTACCACCAACTGCTG GGCTGTGGCTTGGTGTGGAGTGGGACAACCCTGAGCGAGGTAAACATGATGGCACCCATGAAGGAGTCCACTACTTTACATGCAG GCACCCAAAGGGGGGTTCCTTTGTTCGTCCCAAGAAGGCCAGTTTTGGGGTGGACTATCTAACAGCCATCCGAGGACGCTacaagaaagtacagcagattcTGAAGGAAGAGATAACCATCTCCTCCaaaacagtggagatggttggcTTTGAGGCTGTCTCTGAGAAACAGAA GGAAGAGTTCCTTACCACTGTAGCACTCAGGATGTGTGAGGTGTCCAAACCTGGTGTGGAAAACGAAATCCGGAAAATCACTCCTC ATGTGGTCTCTCTGGACCTGAGTGCAAACCTGCTATCCCAATGGGAGGATGTGGCAGCCATTACAGAGCAGATGGAGCCACTGAGAGAGCTAGTACTCAG CCATAACAGACTGTGTGTGCCTACCAAACCTGTGGCACTAAATCAGGCCTTCTCCTGCCTGAAGGTGCTCTCCCTCAAAAAGTGTACCCTCACATGGCCTCAG CTGTTGGAGTGCGCCCCCATGTGGCCCCAGCTGGAAGAGTTATACGTCTCTGAGAACGACATCACAAAACTCGAGAG TCCATCACAGCAGGTCCTACAGTCTCTAACCATTCTGGATCTTTCGGACAACCCCTTGGTTGAAGATAGCCTGCTCAGTATCAGCCAGCTACCACG ACTGGAAAACCTTAACTTGTCCAAGACAGGGCTATCGACCATTTGGTTCAATGATGCTCAACCTG GTTTCAAGACGGCCATGTTCCCAGCACTGAAGATGTTGGCtcttaataataacaatatatcAGAT TGGCTGGTGGTGAGCGAGCTGGAGAAGCTGAGCAGCTTGGTGAAGCTGTCGTGCCGGAACAACCCTTTTCTGAGCAGAGAGAATAATCCAGAAACTGCCACTCAGCTTCTCATAGCCAGAGTGGGCAAGCTGGAGGTCTTGAACAGGAGCCAG ATCACtctagaggagagaagaggggcagAGCTGGACTACTGCAAGATGTTTGGGCTGGAGTGGCTGGCATCAGGAGGACACAGAGATCCTCAACAGAACCACCCCAGCACAGAGTTCACCACCCAGCACCCCCGCTATCTTATGTTGATACAGA AATATGGAGCTCCGGAGGAAGGAGAGCTCAAAAAGCCGGAGCCTTTTGCGCTGAAAAACCAACTCTTGT CCATTACATTCCTTTGTCCAGAAGATTCAGACAGGAAGCCCATTGTGAAAAAACTACCAG ATTCTATGATCATCCAGAAGGTGAAAGGCCTGCTGTACAGGCTTCTGAAGATACCAGGTGTCCAGTTGAAGCTCTCCTACGCTAGCTCAAAG atttacagcctgttcactgacaacacctgctcagaacaagtcgttc
- the tbce gene encoding tubulin-specific chaperone E isoform X2: MDEGLPSDAVGNRVSCDGERGTVRFVGTVPPTAGLWLGVEWDNPERGKHDGTHEGVHYFTCRHPKGGSFVRPKKASFGVDYLTAIRGRYKKVQQILKEEITISSKTVEMVGFEAVSEKQKEEFLTTVALRMCEVSKPGVENEIRKITPHVVSLDLSANLLSQWEDVAAITEQMEPLRELVLSHNRLCVPTKPVALNQAFSCLKVLSLKKCTLTWPQLLECAPMWPQLEELYVSENDITKLESPSQQVLQSLTILDLSDNPLVEDSLLSISQLPRLENLNLSKTGLSTIWFNDAQPGFKTAMFPALKMLALNNNNISDWLVVSELEKLSSLVKLSCRNNPFLSRENNPETATQLLIARVGKLEVLNRSQITLEERRGAELDYCKMFGLEWLASGGHRDPQQNHPSTEFTTQHPRYLMLIQKYGAPEEGELKKPEPFALKNQLLSITFLCPEDSDRKPIVKKLPDSMIIQKVKGLLYRLLKIPGVQLKLSYASSKMEGTEIDIDNDLKPLQFYSIEDGDKVLVRWS, encoded by the exons ATGGACGAAGGCTTGCCATCAGACGCTGTAGGGAATCGTGTATCGTGCGATGGAGAGCGGGGCACGGTGCGGTTTGTTGGCACCGTACCACCAACTGCTG GGCTGTGGCTTGGTGTGGAGTGGGACAACCCTGAGCGAGGTAAACATGATGGCACCCATGAAGGAGTCCACTACTTTACATGCAG GCACCCAAAGGGGGGTTCCTTTGTTCGTCCCAAGAAGGCCAGTTTTGGGGTGGACTATCTAACAGCCATCCGAGGACGCTacaagaaagtacagcagattcTGAAGGAAGAGATAACCATCTCCTCCaaaacagtggagatggttggcTTTGAGGCTGTCTCTGAGAAACAGAA GGAAGAGTTCCTTACCACTGTAGCACTCAGGATGTGTGAGGTGTCCAAACCTGGTGTGGAAAACGAAATCCGGAAAATCACTCCTC ATGTGGTCTCTCTGGACCTGAGTGCAAACCTGCTATCCCAATGGGAGGATGTGGCAGCCATTACAGAGCAGATGGAGCCACTGAGAGAGCTAGTACTCAG CCATAACAGACTGTGTGTGCCTACCAAACCTGTGGCACTAAATCAGGCCTTCTCCTGCCTGAAGGTGCTCTCCCTCAAAAAGTGTACCCTCACATGGCCTCAG CTGTTGGAGTGCGCCCCCATGTGGCCCCAGCTGGAAGAGTTATACGTCTCTGAGAACGACATCACAAAACTCGAGAG TCCATCACAGCAGGTCCTACAGTCTCTAACCATTCTGGATCTTTCGGACAACCCCTTGGTTGAAGATAGCCTGCTCAGTATCAGCCAGCTACCACG ACTGGAAAACCTTAACTTGTCCAAGACAGGGCTATCGACCATTTGGTTCAATGATGCTCAACCTG GTTTCAAGACGGCCATGTTCCCAGCACTGAAGATGTTGGCtcttaataataacaatatatcAGAT TGGCTGGTGGTGAGCGAGCTGGAGAAGCTGAGCAGCTTGGTGAAGCTGTCGTGCCGGAACAACCCTTTTCTGAGCAGAGAGAATAATCCAGAAACTGCCACTCAGCTTCTCATAGCCAGAGTGGGCAAGCTGGAGGTCTTGAACAGGAGCCAG ATCACtctagaggagagaagaggggcagAGCTGGACTACTGCAAGATGTTTGGGCTGGAGTGGCTGGCATCAGGAGGACACAGAGATCCTCAACAGAACCACCCCAGCACAGAGTTCACCACCCAGCACCCCCGCTATCTTATGTTGATACAGA AATATGGAGCTCCGGAGGAAGGAGAGCTCAAAAAGCCGGAGCCTTTTGCGCTGAAAAACCAACTCTTGT CCATTACATTCCTTTGTCCAGAAGATTCAGACAGGAAGCCCATTGTGAAAAAACTACCAG ATTCTATGATCATCCAGAAGGTGAAAGGCCTGCTGTACAGGCTTCTGAAGATACCAGGTGTCCAGTTGAAGCTCTCCTACGCTAGCTCAAAG